One segment of Pontibacter akesuensis DNA contains the following:
- a CDS encoding serine hydrolase domain-containing protein, translated as MLKPTTLILALALLLNNISLGQSRYIHRINGSKITASELDKTIIHLMDTAKVTGVAITIFNKNRVVYQKAFGYGNAATKTPLSANTIFYGASLSKAVFSVLVMQLVEEGVIDLDTPLQSYLEKPLSEYGYTKKNTKSWNGYIDLKGDRRYEKITARMCLTHTTGFPNWRFLTSSGYKKDGKLYFEFDPGVRYSYSGEGFALLQFVIEQVTGKGLEELAQERIFVPLGMSRTSYIYVWQPGQESQYVYGHDSKQNAIPKDEVDDAGAAGSMGTTLADYSKFLAAVLNQQLLLQDSYKELFKQHVTIRSKQQFGPNALVETNENEDIGLGYGLGWGVFDTPYGKGAFKEGGSEGYQHYSIIFPETDTGVLIMTNSDNGDSILKELLERTIGDTYTPWQWESYIPYDFEHESVSR; from the coding sequence ATGTTAAAACCCACCACACTTATACTTGCCCTAGCACTTCTTCTCAACAATATTTCGCTTGGTCAAAGCAGGTATATCCACAGAATAAACGGCAGCAAAATAACCGCAAGCGAGCTAGACAAAACCATTATCCATCTGATGGACACCGCCAAAGTCACCGGGGTGGCCATCACTATCTTCAACAAAAACAGGGTCGTTTACCAGAAGGCTTTTGGCTATGGTAACGCAGCCACTAAAACTCCCTTAAGCGCAAATACAATTTTTTACGGCGCCTCCCTTAGCAAAGCTGTTTTCTCGGTGCTGGTGATGCAACTGGTGGAGGAAGGAGTGATTGACCTCGACACCCCGCTACAAAGCTACCTGGAAAAGCCTCTCTCGGAGTACGGGTACACAAAAAAGAATACTAAAAGCTGGAATGGGTATATCGACCTGAAAGGCGATAGACGCTATGAAAAAATCACGGCACGCATGTGCCTGACCCATACCACTGGCTTTCCGAATTGGCGCTTCTTAACCAGCTCTGGGTATAAGAAGGATGGCAAGTTATACTTTGAGTTTGATCCAGGTGTCCGTTATAGCTATTCTGGAGAAGGGTTTGCTCTACTTCAATTCGTGATAGAGCAGGTAACGGGAAAGGGGCTAGAGGAGCTCGCGCAGGAACGCATATTCGTTCCACTAGGCATGAGCAGGACCAGCTATATCTATGTATGGCAGCCAGGGCAGGAAAGCCAGTATGTCTATGGGCATGACAGCAAACAGAACGCAATTCCAAAAGACGAGGTAGATGATGCCGGGGCAGCAGGCAGTATGGGCACCACGCTGGCAGACTACTCCAAATTTTTAGCAGCTGTGCTGAACCAACAACTGCTGCTGCAGGACTCGTATAAGGAGCTGTTTAAACAACATGTTACCATTAGAAGCAAGCAACAGTTCGGCCCTAACGCATTGGTTGAGACTAATGAAAATGAGGACATAGGTTTGGGCTACGGACTAGGATGGGGCGTATTTGACACACCCTATGGTAAGGGTGCTTTCAAAGAGGGAGGATCAGAAGGCTACCAACACTATTCTATTATTTTTCCAGAGACCGACACTGGTGTCCTGATCATGACGAACAGCGATAACGGCGACAGCATATTAAAGGAACTACTGGAAAGAACCATAGGCGACACCTACACTCCTTGGCAGTGGGAAAGCTATATTCCGTACGATTTTGAACATGAAAGCGTAAGCAGGTAG
- a CDS encoding SIMPL domain-containing protein, with protein sequence MKNRNRILLLVTFVLTAFTANAQQSAVLPPLVSVNGTGEVRVQPNEVVVNLGVESREKTLDAARKETDKKAAAIISYLKKQGVDAKDMQTSFVTLNPVYNSGEFGRTSPDFYVAQKNMTVVIKKLNRFDELLSGLYGVGANHVHGVQFQVSDVEKYKAEARKKAVANAKQKASTLTSELGAKIGRVYAISESEGYRGPQPMYKVALQEVAMDGAGGPSIAGGEVVISANVDVSFVIE encoded by the coding sequence ATGAAAAACAGAAATCGAATTTTGCTCCTTGTAACCTTTGTGCTAACGGCTTTTACAGCAAATGCACAGCAAAGCGCGGTGCTGCCACCACTGGTAAGCGTTAACGGCACAGGGGAGGTGCGGGTGCAGCCCAACGAAGTGGTGGTAAACCTGGGCGTGGAGTCAAGGGAGAAAACCCTTGATGCTGCCCGTAAGGAAACAGACAAGAAAGCGGCAGCGATTATCAGCTACCTCAAAAAGCAGGGGGTGGACGCAAAAGACATGCAAACCTCTTTTGTTACCCTAAACCCCGTGTACAACAGCGGGGAGTTTGGCCGTACAAGTCCTGATTTTTATGTGGCCCAAAAGAACATGACGGTGGTGATTAAGAAGCTCAACCGCTTTGATGAACTCCTGTCGGGGCTGTATGGAGTGGGGGCAAACCATGTACACGGGGTGCAGTTCCAGGTGTCCGACGTGGAGAAGTATAAGGCAGAGGCACGGAAGAAGGCAGTGGCCAACGCCAAACAAAAAGCTTCCACCCTCACCTCAGAACTCGGTGCCAAAATCGGCCGCGTCTATGCCATCAGTGAGAGCGAAGGGTACCGGGGCCCACAGCCCATGTATAAAGTAGCCTTGCAGGAAGTAGCTATGGATGGTGCAGGGGGACCTTCGATAGCCGGTGGTGAAGTTGTTATCTCTGCTAACGTCGATGTAAGTTTCGTGATTGAGTAG
- a CDS encoding GAF domain-containing protein has product MENKAAINVTVPKNYDSEFCGSIPLHLVNLIQPHGVLLVLDSETLSIRQASENVEQYLGIGLEELLEHELAAFVPQKNVEEIKLKIKANSNHDKIPLSLTFQVNGENVAFTALVHPKEEYVLVELEEAEKAVDEVPFIGLYQHIKYLTSLFKQAESSEATAQLAANELKKLTGFDRVLVYQFDPQWNGIVIAQAKEAGMDDYMGLRFPASDVPKQSRDLYFRNPYRLIPTRDYAPVRLIPIVNPLTQRFTDLSDCNLRSVATVHLEYLKNLGIQASMSLPLIINNQLWGLISCHNIAAKNPSYEMRSALELLSGILSAQLASQENEQAILLRVQLRSIHARLLEQLYSNQNFADGVLSGSTNIQDLLSLSGAAVLYEGGIWTSGETPHHQEMKELVSWIRRNKGTSLFATANLGKDYSRSVAYKDVASGVVALPINAEQGEYILGFRSEVLQTISWGGDPNNAIQMEADGKTYHPRNSFATYQETVKHTSLPWKEEELEAAEVLRSAVLEKIIRENY; this is encoded by the coding sequence ATGGAAAATAAAGCAGCGATTAATGTTACCGTTCCCAAGAATTACGATTCGGAATTTTGCGGTAGCATCCCCCTACACCTGGTAAACCTGATACAGCCACATGGTGTGCTCCTGGTGTTGGATAGTGAAACTTTAAGTATCAGGCAGGCGAGTGAAAATGTGGAGCAGTACCTGGGCATTGGCCTGGAGGAGTTGCTGGAGCACGAACTTGCTGCCTTCGTGCCACAAAAGAATGTGGAGGAGATAAAGCTAAAAATCAAAGCCAACAGCAACCACGATAAAATTCCACTTAGTCTTACCTTTCAGGTGAATGGGGAGAATGTGGCGTTTACGGCACTAGTGCACCCCAAGGAGGAATATGTGTTGGTAGAGTTGGAGGAGGCGGAAAAAGCGGTGGATGAGGTGCCGTTTATCGGACTTTATCAGCACATCAAGTACCTTACTTCGCTTTTTAAGCAGGCGGAATCCTCTGAGGCGACAGCACAACTGGCGGCTAACGAGCTGAAGAAGCTCACCGGCTTTGACCGGGTACTTGTTTATCAGTTCGATCCACAGTGGAATGGCATTGTAATAGCGCAGGCAAAAGAGGCGGGCATGGACGATTACATGGGGCTGCGCTTTCCAGCCTCTGACGTGCCCAAGCAATCCCGCGATTTATACTTCCGAAATCCATACCGGCTCATTCCCACCCGCGATTATGCTCCTGTCAGACTTATTCCCATTGTAAACCCGCTTACTCAGCGCTTCACGGATCTTTCGGACTGTAACCTGCGCAGTGTGGCCACCGTGCACCTGGAATACCTGAAGAACCTGGGCATACAGGCATCCATGTCGCTGCCGCTCATTATTAACAACCAGCTGTGGGGTTTAATCTCCTGCCATAACATTGCCGCCAAAAATCCCAGCTATGAGATGCGCTCAGCACTGGAGTTGCTTTCGGGTATACTTTCTGCCCAGCTGGCGAGCCAGGAAAACGAACAGGCAATCCTGTTGCGGGTGCAATTGCGAAGCATTCATGCGCGCCTGCTGGAGCAGCTATACAGCAATCAGAATTTTGCCGATGGCGTGCTCTCCGGCAGTACGAATATACAGGATTTGCTCTCGCTTTCGGGAGCGGCAGTATTGTATGAAGGCGGCATCTGGACAAGCGGAGAAACCCCGCATCACCAGGAAATGAAAGAACTGGTATCGTGGATCAGGCGTAACAAAGGAACCTCACTTTTCGCCACGGCCAACCTGGGCAAAGACTACAGCCGCAGCGTTGCCTACAAGGATGTAGCCAGCGGCGTTGTCGCGTTGCCGATTAACGCGGAGCAGGGGGAGTATATACTGGGCTTTCGCTCAGAGGTGCTGCAGACCATCAGTTGGGGTGGGGACCCGAACAATGCCATACAAATGGAGGCCGACGGGAAAACATACCACCCCCGTAATTCTTTCGCTACCTACCAGGAAACAGTAAAGCATACTTCCCTGCCGTGGAAGGAAGAGGAACTGGAGGCGGCGGAGGTTCTACGAAGCGCGGTGCTCGAGAAAATCATCAGAGAAAACTATTAA
- a CDS encoding chemotaxis protein CheB, which produces MNENAPQKKERKQLTDHYLVGIGASAGGLEAIHKLFDHLPNNSSFSFIIIQHLSPDHKSLMAELLTKHTRMQVQEAEDKMLTRPNCVYVLPSGKQLTIEHGRLRLADKARSREPNFAIDLFFESMAKERGRLAVGVVLSGTGTDGTKGAIAIKAAGGMVVVQDPKTAKFDGMPRSAIDTGAVDFVLPPEQMPEQILDYTQNVLQASIENTEAGNKGDEAILNEILDLICSQTKTDFTNYKRPTIERRLSKRMEVVQVKNLAGYLSYLRENPTEVKILSQEFLIGVTRFFRDNEAFEVLEKEVIPAILAKKDPEESIKVWVAACSTGEEAYSLAMLFQEHCRKTGAEAKVKIFATDIDSRAISFASKGIYPASIAKEVSPDFLKRYFYQKGNKYVINEDLRKLVVFAQHDLQKDPPFSKIDLVTCRNMLIYLNPNLQNKVLSLFPYALNMGGYLMLGPSEHIGDLKSFFVEENRKWKLYQKVKDSMGVRQNYGISDYTPAFSAGTQPNIKNNQLLQYSESFMDAVADDFRVTGLYVDESYQLLHGIGDINRFLKFPKKRLQFNLLKMVPDELAVSISVGIRKALKNNQNVPARQVAIKEGNKSRLVQVSIKLIAAEKNLAKVILVLLQEVGPAVASPKAAELPPVADSDYYQQLAALEMELKEARDSLHLTVQDLSTSNEELQSSNEELMSSNEELQSSNEEMQSLNEELHTVNTEHQLKIKELQELNEDLDNYIRSSNIGQVFLDHNLEIRKFTPSARELINIMEGDLGRPIHHLSHNLKYTQLTEDIRKVNHTSVEVEQEVETTEGKYFLMRVIPYLKHDGNKDGVVLSFVEVTTLKALSNVVQGVLNSSLNSIMAFKVLRDAKQEITDFIWSLLNHKGEELIGKSFVHLSGENILPDMPFIRKSGLFKKFVHVVESGQPLHIEQQLEIRGTRAWYEIAAVKMGDGVAVTMANITEKKNTEEKILLAYEELKKAEENLISLNGQLEARVLERTQELAASEERFRLVSMATNDVVWDWDLVSNSMWWSDSLEKTLGFAREELAYGVNGWFERVHPEDREAMVAGLNQAINYGKEQWSADYRIRRADDTYAYVSNRAYIMHNEYKVPYRILGSFIDLSNLKETQEKLQSSNAHLLKVNADLDTFVYTASHDLKAPIANIEGLLLLLEDQIEAAGPLPGEPTKPVFDMVKDSISRFKNVIKDLTDIAKVQRDVDGAAEQVDLLEILENVKGSMKDWLDTEKAQIVVDFKCRPKIKFSTKNMHSVLYNLINNAVKYKSPDRNPEVRLKLEQQDHYLVLSVQDNGLGMSSDNLSKMFTLFKRFHSHVEGTGMGLYIVKRIMNNAGGKVNVASEEGVGTTFKVYFKHEVTEPSPIAG; this is translated from the coding sequence ATGAATGAAAATGCACCCCAAAAGAAGGAAAGAAAACAGTTAACAGACCATTACCTGGTAGGTATTGGTGCTTCTGCGGGCGGGTTAGAGGCCATACATAAGCTTTTTGATCACCTACCCAACAACTCAAGCTTTTCATTTATCATTATTCAGCACCTTTCGCCGGACCACAAAAGCCTGATGGCCGAGCTCCTGACCAAGCACACGCGCATGCAAGTGCAGGAGGCCGAAGACAAGATGCTGACCAGGCCCAACTGCGTGTACGTGTTGCCGAGCGGCAAGCAACTGACCATTGAGCACGGGCGCCTGCGCCTGGCCGATAAGGCGCGTAGCAGGGAACCTAACTTCGCCATTGACCTTTTTTTTGAGTCCATGGCCAAAGAGCGTGGCCGTCTGGCAGTGGGCGTGGTGCTGTCAGGTACGGGCACTGATGGCACAAAAGGAGCCATCGCCATAAAGGCGGCCGGAGGCATGGTGGTGGTGCAGGACCCAAAGACTGCCAAGTTTGATGGAATGCCTCGCAGCGCCATCGATACAGGGGCGGTGGACTTTGTGTTGCCCCCAGAGCAGATGCCGGAGCAGATACTCGACTACACCCAAAACGTGCTGCAGGCATCCATCGAAAATACAGAAGCAGGCAACAAAGGAGATGAGGCTATATTGAATGAAATTCTGGACCTGATCTGCTCCCAGACCAAGACGGATTTTACAAACTACAAGCGCCCTACCATTGAACGCAGGCTCAGTAAGCGCATGGAGGTGGTGCAGGTTAAGAACCTGGCCGGCTACCTTTCCTACCTTCGGGAAAACCCGACGGAAGTGAAGATTCTCTCCCAGGAATTCCTGATTGGCGTTACGCGCTTTTTCCGTGACAACGAAGCTTTTGAGGTGCTGGAGAAGGAGGTAATCCCTGCTATCTTGGCGAAAAAAGACCCGGAGGAAAGTATAAAAGTATGGGTGGCAGCCTGTAGCACAGGAGAGGAGGCCTATTCCCTAGCCATGCTGTTTCAGGAACACTGCCGCAAAACCGGAGCTGAGGCAAAGGTGAAAATTTTCGCGACGGATATAGACTCACGTGCCATCAGCTTCGCCTCTAAGGGGATTTACCCTGCCTCAATTGCTAAAGAAGTGTCACCTGATTTTCTGAAGCGGTACTTTTACCAGAAGGGCAACAAGTATGTGATCAATGAGGATCTTCGGAAACTGGTGGTATTTGCCCAGCATGATTTGCAGAAAGACCCGCCGTTCAGCAAGATCGACTTGGTAACATGCCGCAACATGCTCATTTACCTGAACCCGAACCTGCAGAACAAGGTGCTTTCCCTGTTTCCGTATGCGCTGAACATGGGCGGCTACCTGATGCTGGGGCCAAGTGAGCACATCGGGGATCTGAAGTCGTTTTTTGTGGAAGAAAACCGCAAATGGAAGCTTTACCAGAAGGTGAAGGACAGCATGGGCGTTCGGCAGAACTACGGTATCTCTGACTATACCCCAGCTTTCTCGGCGGGAACCCAGCCTAACATTAAAAATAACCAGTTGCTGCAGTACAGTGAGTCCTTTATGGATGCCGTGGCCGATGACTTTAGGGTGACGGGCCTGTATGTGGATGAAAGTTACCAGTTGCTGCATGGCATCGGCGACATCAACCGCTTCCTGAAGTTCCCTAAAAAGCGCCTGCAGTTCAACCTGCTCAAAATGGTTCCTGATGAACTGGCCGTGTCCATCAGCGTGGGCATCCGTAAGGCGCTGAAGAATAACCAGAACGTCCCGGCGCGGCAAGTAGCTATCAAAGAGGGCAATAAGAGCCGGCTGGTGCAGGTATCCATCAAGCTGATTGCGGCCGAGAAGAACCTGGCTAAGGTAATACTGGTGCTGCTGCAGGAGGTGGGGCCGGCTGTTGCTTCGCCAAAAGCAGCAGAACTGCCGCCGGTGGCCGACTCGGATTATTACCAGCAGCTGGCCGCGCTGGAGATGGAGCTGAAGGAGGCGCGTGACAGCCTGCACTTGACGGTGCAGGACCTGAGCACCTCGAACGAGGAGCTGCAGTCGAGCAACGAGGAACTGATGTCCTCGAACGAGGAGCTGCAAAGTTCAAACGAAGAGATGCAGTCGCTGAACGAGGAGCTGCACACGGTAAATACTGAGCACCAGCTGAAGATAAAGGAACTGCAGGAGCTGAACGAGGACCTGGACAACTACATCCGAAGCTCCAACATTGGACAGGTTTTCCTGGACCACAACCTGGAAATACGCAAGTTTACGCCTTCGGCACGTGAGCTCATAAATATCATGGAAGGCGATTTGGGGCGCCCGATCCATCACCTGTCCCATAACCTGAAGTATACCCAGCTCACGGAGGATATCCGGAAAGTAAACCATACCTCGGTAGAGGTGGAGCAGGAGGTAGAAACCACAGAGGGCAAGTACTTCCTGATGCGGGTTATCCCGTACCTGAAGCACGACGGCAACAAAGACGGTGTGGTGCTTAGCTTTGTGGAGGTTACAACCCTGAAGGCGCTAAGCAACGTGGTGCAGGGCGTGCTAAACAGTTCGCTCAATAGCATTATGGCTTTTAAGGTGCTGCGCGACGCTAAACAGGAAATCACCGATTTTATTTGGAGTCTGCTTAACCATAAAGGGGAGGAGCTGATCGGTAAATCCTTTGTGCACCTGTCGGGGGAGAATATCCTGCCCGACATGCCTTTTATTCGCAAGAGCGGCTTATTTAAGAAATTTGTACACGTGGTGGAGTCAGGGCAGCCGTTGCACATTGAGCAGCAGCTGGAGATCAGGGGCACGCGCGCCTGGTATGAGATTGCCGCCGTGAAGATGGGCGATGGCGTGGCGGTGACCATGGCCAACATTACCGAGAAGAAAAACACAGAGGAGAAAATACTGCTGGCGTACGAGGAGCTGAAGAAGGCCGAGGAAAACCTGATCAGCCTGAACGGCCAGTTGGAAGCACGGGTTTTGGAGCGAACGCAGGAGTTGGCTGCCAGCGAGGAGCGGTTCAGGCTGGTGTCGATGGCCACCAATGACGTGGTGTGGGACTGGGACCTGGTCAGCAACTCGATGTGGTGGAGCGATAGCCTGGAGAAGACTTTGGGCTTTGCCAGAGAGGAACTTGCCTATGGCGTGAACGGGTGGTTTGAGCGGGTGCACCCCGAAGACCGCGAGGCGATGGTAGCCGGCCTGAACCAGGCCATCAATTATGGCAAGGAGCAGTGGTCTGCAGACTACAGGATACGCCGGGCGGACGATACGTATGCCTATGTCTCGAACAGGGCCTACATCATGCATAACGAGTACAAGGTGCCCTACCGCATTCTGGGTTCTTTCATCGACCTTTCAAACCTGAAGGAGACGCAGGAGAAGCTTCAGAGCTCCAACGCGCACTTGCTGAAAGTAAACGCCGACCTGGACACATTTGTGTACACGGCCTCGCACGACCTGAAGGCGCCGATCGCCAATATTGAGGGGCTGCTACTGCTGTTGGAAGACCAGATAGAGGCTGCCGGGCCGCTGCCGGGCGAACCGACCAAACCGGTGTTCGACATGGTGAAGGACTCTATCAGCCGCTTTAAAAACGTGATTAAGGACCTCACCGATATTGCCAAGGTGCAGCGCGACGTGGACGGCGCCGCCGAGCAGGTGGACCTGCTGGAGATACTGGAGAACGTGAAAGGCAGCATGAAGGACTGGCTGGATACTGAGAAGGCACAGATTGTAGTCGACTTCAAATGTCGCCCGAAAATTAAGTTTTCCACTAAAAACATGCATAGCGTTCTTTACAACCTGATCAACAACGCTGTGAAGTATAAATCGCCGGACAGGAACCCCGAGGTGCGCCTGAAGCTGGAGCAGCAGGACCATTACCTGGTATTGTCGGTGCAGGACAATGGCCTGGGCATGAGCAGCGACAACCTGTCGAAGATGTTTACCCTATTCAAGCGCTTTCACTCTCACGTAGAAGGAACCGGCATGGGTCTTTACATTGTGAAGCGGATAATGAACAACGCTGGAGGCAAAGTGAATGTAGCAAGTGAAGAAGGCGTAGGCACTACCTTTAAAGTATACTTTAAGCACGAGGTAACCGAGCCAAGCCCCATCGCCGGCTAA
- a CDS encoding YceI family protein: MATTKWAVDPTHSEVQFKVKHLMITTVTGYFSSFNVEVETEDEDFTKATRTIFTADVDSISTNNEQRDTHLKSADFFDAENHGQVRFEGRDYEKSSEDEYKLTGDLTIRGITKPVTVNVEFGGVVVDPYGQTKAGFTVTGKINRKDFGLTWSAVTEAGSVVVSDEIKLQAEIQLVKQG, translated from the coding sequence ATGGCTACAACAAAATGGGCAGTAGACCCAACCCACAGCGAAGTACAGTTTAAGGTAAAGCACCTGATGATCACCACTGTAACAGGCTATTTCTCTAGCTTTAACGTGGAGGTGGAGACAGAGGACGAAGACTTTACAAAAGCTACACGTACCATTTTTACAGCGGATGTAGACTCTATCAGCACCAATAACGAGCAGCGTGATACGCACCTGAAGTCAGCGGATTTCTTTGATGCTGAGAACCACGGGCAGGTAAGGTTTGAGGGCAGAGACTACGAAAAGAGCTCTGAGGATGAGTACAAACTGACCGGTGACCTGACCATTCGTGGCATTACCAAGCCGGTTACGGTTAATGTTGAGTTCGGTGGTGTGGTTGTAGATCCTTATGGACAGACTAAAGCAGGTTTCACCGTAACAGGCAAGATAAACCGCAAGGACTTTGGCTTGACATGGAGTGCCGTGACAGAGGCCGGAAGTGTAGTTGTAAGCGATGAAATTAAGCTTCAGGCGGAGATCCAACTGGTGAAGCAGGGTTAA
- a CDS encoding DUF4184 family protein has protein sequence MPFTFSHPAIVLPLKKLKPNWFSVNGLVLGSMAPDLQYFLKMSGASDFGHTAIGVFAIDLPLSFLVAIAFHRWVRNSLIRHLPSPLDTRYSDFLTFDFNAYLRRSWFVFAASAFVGALSHMFWDFFGRPEGIVYYFAPAFFEQTLQLGPVEMEVNDLIERIGSVLGLIFLGWLVFQKKEPIAPAVASRTTRQKFTFWGAVLLGTLLITALKLWLDWEEDSAGFYIIVLISAGSWSFVLASVLYHFFSRQPNASSRTS, from the coding sequence ATGCCTTTTACCTTTTCGCATCCTGCCATTGTTCTGCCGCTGAAAAAGCTGAAACCGAATTGGTTTTCGGTGAATGGGCTGGTGCTGGGAAGTATGGCCCCTGACCTGCAGTATTTTCTCAAAATGAGCGGCGCCTCCGATTTCGGCCATACCGCCATCGGCGTGTTTGCTATCGACCTGCCACTCTCTTTTCTGGTGGCTATTGCCTTTCACCGCTGGGTACGGAATAGCCTTATCCGGCACCTGCCTTCGCCGCTAGATACCCGCTACAGCGATTTCCTGACTTTCGACTTCAATGCCTACCTCAGGCGTTCCTGGTTTGTGTTTGCCGCTTCAGCTTTCGTGGGGGCGCTGTCACACATGTTCTGGGACTTCTTTGGGCGGCCCGAAGGAATTGTGTATTACTTTGCGCCCGCTTTCTTTGAGCAGACCCTGCAACTTGGGCCGGTGGAGATGGAAGTAAATGACCTGATAGAAAGAATAGGCTCCGTACTTGGGTTAATATTCCTGGGCTGGCTCGTGTTTCAGAAAAAGGAGCCAATTGCCCCGGCCGTGGCAAGCCGCACCACCAGGCAGAAATTCACTTTTTGGGGTGCTGTTTTGCTGGGCACCCTGCTCATTACCGCCCTCAAACTTTGGCTAGATTGGGAAGAAGACAGTGCGGGTTTTTACATCATCGTGCTAATTAGCGCGGGCTCGTGGTCGTTTGTGCTCGCGTCTGTGCTCTACCATTTCTTCAGCAGGCAGCCAAATGCCAGTAGCCGCACCTCCTGA
- a CDS encoding ankyrin repeat domain-containing protein, translating into MTFTSSNEDHLLIDAARKGDAAYIKERIAAGADLNITDGRGFTPLIIAAYDGHEEVTRLLLDAGADVNAQDAGGNTALMGVCFKGYPEIALLLIEKGAELNTQNGNGGTALMFATLFGRNQLVKLMLEQGADTTIRDVRGLTALDLAHQQGNEEALVLFEQHQK; encoded by the coding sequence ATGACTTTTACTTCTTCTAACGAGGACCACCTACTGATTGACGCAGCCCGAAAGGGGGATGCAGCCTACATCAAAGAGCGAATTGCCGCCGGCGCGGACCTAAACATCACGGATGGCCGGGGCTTCACGCCACTCATTATTGCTGCCTACGATGGACACGAGGAAGTGACGCGACTGCTGCTGGACGCTGGGGCAGATGTAAATGCACAAGATGCCGGTGGCAACACGGCGCTGATGGGCGTGTGTTTTAAGGGATACCCCGAGATTGCCTTGCTACTGATCGAGAAAGGTGCCGAGCTGAACACCCAGAATGGCAACGGCGGCACCGCCCTGATGTTTGCCACTTTGTTCGGACGCAACCAGCTTGTGAAGCTTATGCTGGAGCAAGGAGCCGACACTACTATCCGCGACGTCCGCGGCCTCACCGCACTTGACCTGGCACACCAGCAGGGCAATGAGGAGGCACTGGTTTTGTTCGAGCAACATCAAAAATAA
- a CDS encoding MFS transporter, which yields MSSTNTPDTAPHLTRQTLWLMTIASGMVVANIYYSQPLLGEIAREYRVPEAKAGHIAMLTQVGYAIGLLFIIPLGDMLRRKRLIMVDFALIILSLLLAAFSPSLYTLMAASLLIGATSVVPQLFVPMAAQLARPEARGKAIGTVMSGLLIGILCSRTLSGFVGAHLGWRAMFLIAAGIMVLLWLALYMLLPEVHPDFKGNYKSLMKSLVHLVKKEPGLRLAAARGALCFACFGGFWTTLVFLLEGPPFDAGSDVAGAFGLIGAGGAVMASVMGRLSDKFDTKAILVATIAMIILSYVLFGAFSSSMIGLIVGVIFLDLGLQASHIANQTLIFSLNPQARNRLNTVYMFTYFMGGATGTLLASQAWAIWQWNGVVAVGLVFSSLALLVHLLFAKRNSPSRIAVPEGPVPVE from the coding sequence ATGAGTAGTACCAATACACCGGATACCGCACCACATTTAACGCGCCAAACACTCTGGCTCATGACCATCGCTTCCGGTATGGTGGTGGCCAACATTTACTACAGCCAGCCCCTACTCGGCGAAATTGCGCGTGAATACCGGGTGCCGGAGGCGAAAGCGGGTCATATTGCCATGCTCACGCAGGTGGGTTATGCCATCGGGCTGTTGTTCATCATTCCGCTGGGAGATATGCTGCGCCGCAAGCGCCTGATCATGGTTGATTTTGCCCTGATCATCCTGTCGCTTTTGCTCGCGGCCTTCTCCCCCAGCCTCTATACGTTAATGGCAGCCAGCTTGCTGATTGGCGCCACCAGCGTGGTGCCCCAGCTGTTTGTGCCGATGGCTGCGCAGCTTGCCCGCCCCGAGGCGCGTGGCAAAGCCATCGGCACGGTAATGAGCGGCCTGCTGATCGGCATACTTTGCTCCCGCACTTTAAGCGGTTTTGTGGGTGCGCATCTGGGTTGGCGGGCCATGTTTTTAATTGCGGCAGGCATCATGGTTTTGCTCTGGCTAGCCCTTTACATGCTGCTGCCCGAGGTCCATCCCGATTTTAAGGGCAACTACAAAAGTTTGATGAAATCGCTGGTGCACCTGGTGAAGAAAGAGCCGGGACTGAGGCTCGCCGCGGCCAGGGGCGCCCTTTGCTTTGCCTGCTTCGGCGGCTTCTGGACAACGCTCGTGTTCCTGCTGGAGGGCCCGCCCTTTGACGCCGGCAGCGATGTGGCCGGTGCTTTTGGACTGATTGGGGCAGGTGGAGCCGTGATGGCATCGGTGATGGGAAGGCTCAGCGATAAGTTTGATACCAAAGCCATTCTTGTCGCCACCATCGCCATGATCATTCTTTCGTATGTCCTTTTCGGCGCCTTCAGCTCAAGTATGATTGGATTGATTGTGGGGGTGATTTTCCTGGATTTGGGTCTTCAGGCATCGCACATTGCCAACCAGACCCTGATCTTCTCTTTAAACCCGCAGGCCCGTAACCGCCTGAACACCGTGTATATGTTCACCTACTTTATGGGTGGCGCTACAGGCACGCTGCTGGCAAGCCAGGCATGGGCCATCTGGCAGTGGAATGGTGTGGTGGCCGTGGGGCTTGTCTTCTCTTCGCTGGCGCTGTTGGTGCACCTGCTTTTCGCAAAGCGGAACAGCCCTTCCAGAATAGCCGTACCGGAAGGCCCGGTGCCTGTGGAGTAA